From the genome of Ornithobacterium rhinotracheale, one region includes:
- a CDS encoding Imm50 family immunity protein, which translates to MENGNMKWFEQAIGKEKIIHMFNGNIDVNEIYLHKILCYDYRLTILFHILNIPPVFPNKWNDKDFNAISMQLSFSDVSCINIYGNNLFNKMGTLNINVDENVVKMSLKGDEINIICESNFYFIDNITPEFINIEESTN; encoded by the coding sequence ATGGAGAATGGAAATATGAAATGGTTTGAACAAGCAATAGGCAAAGAAAAAATAATTCATATGTTTAATGGAAATATTGATGTAAATGAAATCTACTTACACAAAATTTTATGTTATGACTATAGATTAACAATATTATTCCATATTTTAAATATCCCACCAGTGTTCCCAAACAAATGGAATGATAAAGACTTTAATGCAATAAGTATGCAATTAAGCTTTTCGGATGTGAGCTGTATTAATATATATGGAAATAATTTATTTAATAAAATGGGAACATTGAACATTAATGTTGATGAAAATGTAGTAAAAATGAGTCTTAAAGGTGATGAGATAAACATAATATGTGAATCTAATTTTTACTTCATTGACAATATAACTCCAGAATTCATTAATATTGAAGAAAGTACAAATTAA
- a CDS encoding helix-turn-helix domain-containing protein, whose translation MRLTAEEKAEIIEVVKNAELGVNRTLKQLGIHKRTFYNWYHAYSQNGIDGLKAKRNQKQQCNSIPDRIKQMVVEIALQYPQETPRLIATRFIDEQGVFISESSVYRILKKQGLLADTPHRFLAAADQFHSKTNFVHQMWQTDFTYFKIIGSPLLCSRATRKGY comes from the coding sequence ATGAGACTAACGGCAGAAGAAAAAGCAGAGATTATAGAAGTGGTAAAAAACGCTGAATTAGGCGTTAATAGGACTTTAAAGCAATTAGGCATTCACAAAAGAACCTTTTATAATTGGTATCACGCCTACAGCCAAAATGGTATTGATGGCCTTAAAGCGAAACGTAATCAAAAGCAACAATGCAATAGCATTCCCGATAGAATCAAACAAATGGTCGTTGAGATTGCCTTGCAATATCCCCAAGAAACACCAAGGCTCATTGCCACAAGGTTCATCGATGAACAAGGCGTTTTCATATCAGAATCATCCGTTTATCGCATTTTGAAAAAACAGGGATTATTGGCCGATACACCGCATAGGTTCTTGGCGGCAGCAGATCAGTTTCATTCCAAAACCAATTTCGTGCATCAAATGTGGCAAACGGATTTTACTTATTTCAAAATTATCGGTTCACCATTATTATGCTCCCGAGCAACTCGAAAGGGCTATTGA
- a CDS encoding transposase — protein MRAELSVAELCRKYGISEATYYKWSKEFIEAGKKRLSGNETREATSEEVKDLRRENTVLKESLADLVIRYDIVKKSLNLLD, from the coding sequence ATACGTGCAGAGCTCAGTGTAGCAGAGCTGTGTAGAAAATATGGCATCAGCGAAGCTACTTATTACAAATGGAGCAAAGAGTTCATTGAAGCAGGAAAGAAACGTCTTTCGGGTAACGAAACAAGAGAAGCTACCAGTGAGGAAGTCAAAGATTTACGCAGAGAAAATACCGTATTGAAGGAGTCTTTGGCCGATTTGGTTATTCGTTATGACATTGTAAAAAAAAGCTTAAATCTGTTGGATTAA
- the murC gene encoding UDP-N-acetylmuramate--L-alanine ligase: MKVHFIAIGGSAMHNLAIALKQKGYQVTGSDDSLFEPSKSRLEKYGILPPAIGWFPERITPDLDAVILGMHAHSDNPEMLRAQELGLKIYSYPEFLYEQSKGKTRVVIGGSHGKTTITSMILHALHYHDREEDYMVGAQLEGFEVMVRSTEESDFMIMEGDEYLSSALDRRSKFLLYQPNVALLSGIAWDHINVFPTFENYVEQFEKFVDSITNGGIIVYNAEDSNVVRVVLKSQNPIRKIPYKTPAHYIEDGITYLETDQGPIPLEIFGKHNLSNLEGARHICNHLGMMDEEFYEAIQSFTGASKRLELVKRNKDYVVYKDYAHSPSKVTSTTVAVKEQYPDKDLVACLELHTYSSLNPEFLAQYKDSLAKAEIKIVYYSEEALRIKRREPIEPAFIKEAFNDESIEVFTEPEGLKNYIENLPKAEKVFLMMSSGNYGGLDLKEI; this comes from the coding sequence ATGAAAGTCCATTTTATCGCCATAGGAGGGAGTGCCATGCACAATTTAGCCATAGCTTTAAAGCAAAAAGGCTACCAAGTTACAGGTTCAGACGATTCACTTTTTGAGCCTTCTAAATCCAGATTAGAAAAATATGGCATTTTGCCACCTGCCATCGGGTGGTTTCCGGAGCGCATTACACCTGATTTGGATGCTGTAATCCTTGGTATGCATGCCCATAGCGATAATCCAGAAATGCTGAGAGCACAGGAATTGGGGCTAAAAATTTATTCGTATCCAGAGTTTTTGTATGAGCAGTCTAAGGGCAAAACACGCGTAGTCATAGGCGGTTCTCACGGAAAAACCACCATTACTTCGATGATTTTGCACGCGTTGCACTATCATGACAGAGAGGAGGATTATATGGTAGGAGCACAATTAGAAGGTTTTGAAGTGATGGTGCGCTCGACAGAGGAGAGCGATTTTATGATTATGGAGGGAGATGAATATTTGTCATCTGCGCTCGATCGTCGTTCAAAATTCTTGCTGTATCAGCCCAATGTGGCACTTTTGAGTGGCATAGCGTGGGACCACATCAATGTTTTTCCAACTTTTGAGAATTATGTGGAGCAATTCGAGAAATTCGTAGATAGCATCACCAATGGTGGAATCATTGTCTATAATGCAGAAGATTCAAATGTGGTGCGCGTGGTGTTGAAATCTCAAAACCCTATTCGCAAAATTCCGTACAAGACGCCTGCACATTATATTGAGGACGGTATCACCTATTTAGAAACGGATCAAGGACCAATTCCTTTAGAAATTTTTGGAAAACATAATTTAAGCAATTTAGAAGGAGCAAGACACATTTGCAATCACTTAGGTATGATGGATGAAGAGTTCTACGAAGCCATTCAAAGCTTTACGGGGGCATCTAAACGCCTTGAACTGGTTAAAAGAAATAAAGACTATGTGGTGTATAAGGACTACGCGCATTCGCCATCTAAAGTAACTTCTACCACGGTGGCAGTAAAGGAACAATATCCTGACAAAGATCTAGTGGCGTGTCTAGAATTGCACACTTATAGTTCGCTCAATCCTGAATTTTTGGCACAATACAAAGACAGTTTGGCAAAAGCCGAAATCAAAATTGTGTATTACAGCGAAGAGGCTTTGCGCATAAAACGCCGAGAGCCCATAGAGCCTGCATTTATCAAAGAAGCCTTTAATGATGAAAGTATCGAAGTTTTTACAGAGCCAGAAGGGCTTAAAAATTACATCGAAAACTTGCCCAAGGCTGAAAAAGTATTTTTGATGATGAGCAGCGGAAACTACGGAGGGCTTGATTTAAAGGAAATTTAA
- the folB gene encoding dihydroneopterin aldolase, which produces MISEIHLNNIKIYAYHGCLPEENLTGAWYVVNLRVEVDLTQAGKTDDLQHTINYADLSEIIHRRMKQKSNLLEKVCYDILAEIKNYSDQIEGAEIQLAKLDPPMPGNIESASVKMYQKFKPKIHF; this is translated from the coding sequence ATGATTAGCGAAATTCATTTAAACAATATTAAAATTTACGCATACCACGGTTGTTTGCCCGAAGAAAATCTAACCGGTGCGTGGTATGTGGTAAATTTGCGTGTGGAGGTAGATTTAACGCAGGCGGGAAAAACCGACGATTTGCAGCATACGATTAATTATGCAGATTTGTCGGAAATAATTCATCGCCGAATGAAGCAGAAAAGCAATCTTTTGGAAAAAGTATGCTATGACATTTTAGCCGAAATAAAAAATTATTCAGACCAAATAGAGGGTGCTGAAATTCAATTAGCTAAACTTGATCCGCCCATGCCTGGCAATATCGAAAGTGCAAGCGTGAAGATGTATCAAAAATTTAAACCAAAAATCCATTTTTAA
- the nhaD gene encoding sodium:proton antiporter NhaD encodes MDTIIVLVFIVGYVLITLEHSIKLDKTVPALIMAAVMWAILSTNLLTVYEINNGLVPIFEHLGIPDVSEAKLEAIEESLLHHLGKTAEILFFLIGAMTIVEIIDLHRGFEIIKDFVKTRSKRKLLWIVGFLAFLLSAIIDNLTATIVLITILRKIIPNKEERLWYAGLIVVAANAGGAWSPIGDVTTTMLWIAGKVSVAKLIEYLVIPAILCFVVPFGIASFLPAFKGTVTPEEDARQEKLPSSALMLYLGLGMIIFVPVFKTITHLPPYVGMMLSLGVVWFAAEFVTNFKFDYNDCNTMEEVHQRKKQFSVHRALGRIEMSSILFFLGILMAVAALESLGMLFNFAEWLNTTIPQEEIVVLLLGVASAVIDNVPLVAASIGMFSDPMDAELWHFIAYAAGTGGSMLIIGSAAGVAAMGMEKIDFFWYLKNISWLAFIGFIAGSLLIIAFKHLGMYESVEPTVTLIQQMH; translated from the coding sequence ATGGACACAATTATTGTTTTAGTTTTTATTGTTGGTTATGTTTTAATCACTTTAGAGCACTCTATCAAGTTAGATAAAACAGTGCCTGCACTCATCATGGCAGCCGTTATGTGGGCAATACTTTCGACCAATTTGCTCACCGTGTACGAAATCAATAATGGGCTGGTGCCTATCTTCGAGCATCTTGGTATTCCAGATGTGAGCGAAGCTAAACTTGAGGCGATAGAAGAAAGTTTACTTCACCATTTAGGGAAAACTGCCGAGATCTTATTTTTCCTTATCGGAGCCATGACCATTGTAGAAATCATTGATTTGCACAGAGGGTTTGAAATCATCAAAGACTTTGTGAAAACACGCAGCAAGCGTAAACTACTCTGGATTGTAGGTTTTCTAGCCTTTTTATTATCAGCAATTATAGACAACCTTACTGCCACTATTGTATTAATTACTATTCTTAGAAAAATTATTCCAAACAAAGAAGAGCGTCTTTGGTATGCAGGGCTCATTGTCGTTGCAGCCAATGCAGGAGGAGCATGGTCCCCAATCGGGGATGTTACCACCACCATGTTATGGATTGCAGGAAAAGTAAGTGTTGCAAAACTCATAGAATATTTAGTGATTCCAGCAATTTTATGCTTTGTAGTTCCTTTCGGAATTGCGTCTTTCCTGCCAGCTTTCAAGGGAACAGTAACGCCTGAGGAAGATGCCAGACAAGAGAAATTACCGAGCAGTGCATTGATGCTTTATCTAGGTTTAGGCATGATTATATTTGTGCCAGTGTTCAAAACCATAACTCACTTGCCTCCTTATGTGGGAATGATGTTATCACTAGGGGTTGTGTGGTTTGCCGCAGAGTTTGTAACAAACTTTAAGTTTGATTACAACGATTGTAATACAATGGAGGAAGTTCACCAAAGAAAAAAACAATTCTCTGTGCACAGAGCTTTGGGCAGAATTGAAATGTCAAGTATCTTATTCTTCTTAGGAATTTTGATGGCAGTAGCCGCATTAGAAAGTTTAGGAATGCTTTTCAACTTTGCAGAATGGCTAAATACCACAATTCCGCAAGAGGAAATCGTAGTATTGTTGCTTGGGGTAGCCTCTGCAGTGATAGACAATGTGCCATTGGTAGCTGCTTCTATCGGAATGTTTAGCGACCCTATGGATGCCGAATTGTGGCACTTCATTGCATATGCAGCAGGAACAGGTGGTTCTATGCTTATTATTGGATCTGCCGCTGGTGTTGCTGCAATGGGAATGGAGAAAATCGATTTCTTCTGGTATTTAAAGAATATCTCATGGTTGGCGTTCATTGGCTTTATTGCAGGCTCATTGCTTATCATAGCCTTTAAGCATTTAGGCATGTACGAATCCGTGGAGCCTACCGTAACACTTATTCAACAAATGCACTAG